The following proteins are encoded in a genomic region of uncultured Ilyobacter sp.:
- a CDS encoding glutamate synthase subunit beta, producing the protein MGKLGGFLEIPREEAQKRPVEERIKDYKELYKPFTDEYLIQQASRCMDCGIPFCHFSCPVGNVCPEWNDFAHKAKWEEALEVLHSTNNFPEFTGRVCPAPCEGGCVLGINQDPITIKNIELNIVEKGWEKGWIKPVLPKKRTDKKVAVIGSGPAGLAAAQQLNRAGHNVTVYERDSKAGGIMTYGIPDYKIEKWTVDRRIKQLEQEEIKFVYNTNVGVDISIEDLEKQYDAVVLAGGSKLARDLPVYGRELKGIHYAMDYLVQQNKRLEGSEIPEDQLIDAKGKSVVVIGGGDTGADCIGTALRQGAKEIYQIELLEKPPLDRPQSNPWPNFPQVLKVNTAHEEAELCLGGVCNTDIRQWNILTKEFTGDEKGNVTTFHAVRVEWKDGENGRKYMEEVPGTEFTLDADLVLLAIGFVHPEHEGLISNLGVELDGRGNVKTDENYMTSKSGIFAAGDMRRGQSLIVWAINEGRKAAEAVDEFLK; encoded by the coding sequence ATGGGTAAATTAGGTGGATTTTTAGAAATACCAAGAGAAGAGGCTCAAAAAAGACCTGTTGAAGAGAGAATAAAAGATTATAAAGAGTTATATAAACCATTTACTGACGAATATTTAATACAACAAGCTTCTAGGTGTATGGATTGTGGTATTCCTTTCTGCCACTTTTCGTGTCCCGTAGGAAATGTATGCCCAGAATGGAATGACTTTGCTCACAAAGCCAAATGGGAAGAGGCTCTTGAAGTCCTTCACAGTACAAATAATTTCCCTGAATTCACAGGAAGGGTATGTCCTGCTCCATGTGAAGGGGGATGCGTCTTAGGAATCAATCAGGACCCTATCACTATAAAAAATATAGAGCTTAACATAGTAGAAAAAGGGTGGGAAAAAGGATGGATTAAACCAGTCCTTCCCAAAAAGAGAACTGATAAAAAAGTCGCCGTTATTGGAAGTGGACCTGCTGGACTGGCTGCTGCTCAGCAGCTAAATAGAGCTGGACACAATGTCACAGTCTACGAAAGAGATTCAAAAGCAGGTGGGATAATGACCTATGGTATCCCTGACTACAAAATAGAAAAGTGGACTGTAGACAGAAGGATAAAACAACTAGAACAGGAAGAGATAAAATTTGTCTATAATACAAATGTAGGGGTGGACATCAGTATAGAGGATCTAGAAAAACAATATGACGCCGTTGTTTTGGCAGGGGGATCAAAGCTTGCTAGAGACCTTCCTGTCTACGGAAGAGAGCTAAAGGGTATACACTATGCTATGGACTACCTTGTACAGCAAAATAAAAGATTAGAAGGGTCAGAAATCCCCGAAGACCAGCTCATAGATGCAAAAGGAAAATCTGTAGTTGTAATAGGTGGAGGAGATACAGGTGCCGACTGTATAGGTACAGCACTCAGACAGGGGGCTAAAGAGATCTATCAGATCGAACTTCTAGAAAAACCACCTCTTGACAGACCACAGTCAAATCCGTGGCCGAATTTTCCTCAGGTATTAAAAGTTAATACCGCCCATGAAGAGGCTGAGTTATGTCTTGGAGGAGTATGCAACACTGATATAAGACAGTGGAACATCCTCACAAAAGAGTTTACTGGAGATGAAAAAGGAAATGTAACCACTTTCCACGCTGTAAGAGTGGAGTGGAAAGACGGAGAAAATGGAAGAAAATACATGGAAGAAGTTCCAGGAACCGAATTTACCCTCGATGCTGACCTTGTCCTACTGGCTATAGGTTTTGTTCATCCAGAGCATGAAGGGCTGATCAGTAATCTCGGTGTAGAATTAGACGGAAGAGGTAATGTAAAAACAGATGAAAATTATATGACCAGCAAAAGCGGTATATTTGCAGCAGGAGATATGAGAAGAGGTCAGTCTCTTATTGTTTGGGCCATAAATGAAGGAAGAAAAGCAGCTGAAGCTGTAGATGAGTTTTTAAAATAA
- a CDS encoding SAM-dependent methyltransferase → MDKLKKLLEKISSEGSMISATISNKKKGSHVDFNKVSIKPFLSKEKQLYQFSYIFDKNTTHKNMSPEEAVEEILGLFEAYFKQGVIFASEGDYQLLLNKKNQVKIIKNKATKTQEKNLTHNRKKNYLIEEGKPCNFLYKLGVMDVEGKVYKNKYDKFRQINKYLEIIEDSIKNLDTKRKLKIVDFGSGKAYLTFALYWYLREKLGIEVEIIGLDLKVDVINYCNKVSEELGYENLNFKIGDIKGFEDYNDIDIVITLHACDTATDDALIKAVNWNTKLLLLVPCCQHELFRQVSNETMSPILKHGILKERLSSMITDSIRGNILEILGYSVEIFEFIDTEHTPKNIVIRAINKNSPSKRAKSEYYKFKKMWNIDPYLEKSLKDKIDTV, encoded by the coding sequence ATGGATAAATTAAAAAAATTATTAGAGAAAATAAGTTCAGAGGGGTCGATGATATCAGCCACCATTAGCAATAAAAAAAAGGGATCTCATGTGGATTTCAATAAGGTGTCAATAAAGCCTTTTTTATCAAAAGAAAAACAGCTTTATCAATTTTCTTATATTTTTGATAAAAACACTACTCACAAAAACATGAGCCCTGAGGAGGCAGTAGAAGAGATTTTAGGTCTCTTTGAGGCATATTTTAAACAGGGTGTTATCTTTGCTTCAGAGGGAGATTATCAGCTTTTACTCAACAAGAAAAATCAGGTAAAGATAATAAAAAATAAAGCCACTAAAACTCAAGAAAAAAATCTTACACACAATAGAAAGAAAAATTACTTGATAGAGGAAGGTAAACCCTGTAATTTCTTATATAAGCTTGGAGTAATGGACGTTGAAGGAAAGGTCTATAAGAATAAATATGATAAATTTAGGCAGATAAATAAATATCTTGAGATTATAGAGGACTCTATAAAAAATCTAGATACTAAAAGAAAGCTTAAGATCGTAGATTTTGGATCGGGAAAGGCATACCTTACATTTGCTTTATACTGGTATCTCCGAGAGAAGCTGGGTATAGAGGTTGAGATAATTGGTCTCGATCTAAAGGTAGACGTTATTAATTATTGCAACAAAGTTTCAGAAGAATTGGGCTATGAAAATCTTAACTTTAAAATAGGTGACATAAAAGGTTTTGAAGATTATAATGACATAGATATAGTAATAACTCTTCATGCCTGTGATACAGCCACTGACGATGCCCTTATAAAGGCTGTAAACTGGAACACAAAGCTTCTTCTGCTAGTTCCTTGCTGTCAGCATGAACTCTTTAGGCAGGTTAGCAATGAAACAATGTCCCCTATACTAAAGCATGGAATTCTTAAAGAGAGACTTTCCTCAATGATAACAGACTCTATAAGAGGTAATATCTTAGAGATATTGGGTTATTCTGTTGAGATATTTGAGTTTATAGATACTGAGCACACTCCCAAAAACATAGTTATAAGGGCTATAAATAAAAATTCTCCAAGCAAAAGAGCGAAATCTGAGTATTATAAATTTAAAAAGATGTGGAATATAGACCCCTATTTAGAAAAATCTTTAAAAGACAAAATTGATACGGTCTAA
- the fabK gene encoding enoyl-[acyl-carrier-protein] reductase FabK encodes MIKNSVCELLNIEYPIFQGAMAWIADGHLAGHVSKAGGLGIIAGGGMPAEILREEIKIVKSITDKPFAVNLMLMMEEVAAQVEVCIEEGVPVVTTGAGNPAPYMAKLKSAGIKVVPVVPSVALAKRMEKIGADALIAEGTEAGGHIGQLTTMTLVPQVVDAVNIPVIAAGGIASGRQFMAALALGANGVQVGTRFIVAHECNVHDNYKNAILKAKDRSTVATGNHTGHPVRVINNKLAKDLIQLEKEGAPAEKLEEMGKGSLRLAVKDGDVVNGSVMAGQVASMICEKQSCQDIILDLMEDLKNKITHFKGNY; translated from the coding sequence ATGATTAAAAATAGTGTTTGTGAACTTCTTAATATAGAATACCCGATATTTCAGGGGGCCATGGCGTGGATTGCCGATGGTCACCTGGCAGGTCATGTATCTAAAGCGGGTGGGCTAGGTATAATAGCAGGTGGAGGAATGCCAGCTGAAATTCTAAGAGAAGAGATCAAGATAGTAAAATCAATCACCGACAAGCCCTTTGCAGTAAACCTTATGCTAATGATGGAAGAGGTGGCTGCACAAGTAGAGGTCTGTATAGAGGAAGGGGTTCCTGTAGTTACAACAGGTGCAGGTAATCCAGCTCCTTATATGGCAAAATTAAAATCTGCAGGGATAAAAGTGGTACCTGTGGTACCTTCTGTGGCCCTTGCAAAGAGAATGGAAAAAATTGGTGCAGACGCCCTTATTGCAGAAGGGACAGAAGCCGGAGGACATATCGGTCAGCTGACTACAATGACACTGGTTCCTCAAGTAGTAGATGCAGTGAATATACCTGTAATAGCCGCTGGAGGAATAGCTAGTGGAAGGCAATTTATGGCTGCCTTGGCACTAGGAGCAAACGGTGTGCAAGTTGGGACAAGGTTTATAGTTGCTCATGAATGTAATGTTCACGACAATTACAAGAATGCTATTTTAAAAGCAAAAGACAGGTCAACTGTTGCAACCGGAAACCATACAGGACATCCAGTGAGAGTAATAAATAATAAACTTGCAAAAGACCTAATCCAACTTGAAAAAGAAGGTGCCCCTGCTGAAAAGCTAGAAGAGATGGGTAAAGGAAGTCTGAGATTAGCTGTTAAGGACGGAGACGTTGTAAATGGTAGTGTTATGGCCGGTCAAGTAGCATCTATGATCTGTGAAAAACAAAGCTGTCAAGACATTATTTTGGACTTGATGGAGGATTTAAAGAATAAAATTACTCATTTTAAAGGAAATTACTAA
- a CDS encoding phosphatase, which translates to MKYLIDLHTHTNVNPHAYSTLGENIQEAKKKGLKVIAITNHGPALPDSPHWWSLRNLRALPDEIDGIRVLKGVEANVIDEDGSIDLNQYIYEIMDIILVGFHPVKGYPDGKDKEKNTRAMIKLIKSQKADIIAHPGNPKFPIDYEKVIKTAKEYNVAIELNNSSFKGSREGSEENCKSIMSIAKKYGCYLSLGSDAHFSQSIGDLDIVGGLLEKISYPKELILNSDTEILNSFLNLRKELKPKEIPDNI; encoded by the coding sequence ATGAAATACCTCATAGATTTACATACCCATACAAATGTAAATCCCCACGCATATAGTACCCTCGGGGAAAATATACAAGAAGCCAAAAAAAAGGGACTGAAGGTTATCGCAATAACAAACCACGGACCTGCTCTGCCAGACTCTCCGCACTGGTGGTCTCTGAGAAATTTAAGGGCTCTTCCTGATGAGATAGATGGTATAAGGGTTTTGAAAGGTGTGGAAGCCAACGTTATAGATGAAGATGGAAGTATTGACCTCAATCAGTATATTTATGAAATCATGGACATAATTCTTGTTGGATTTCACCCGGTAAAGGGATATCCTGACGGAAAAGACAAAGAAAAAAATACTAGAGCTATGATTAAACTTATAAAAAGTCAAAAAGCAGACATAATAGCCCACCCGGGAAATCCAAAATTTCCAATTGACTATGAAAAAGTTATCAAGACAGCCAAAGAGTACAATGTCGCTATAGAACTAAATAACTCATCTTTTAAGGGTTCAAGAGAGGGTTCTGAAGAAAATTGCAAATCAATAATGTCTATTGCGAAGAAATATGGTTGTTATCTTTCTTTAGGAAGTGACGCCCACTTCTCTCAGTCTATAGGCGACCTTGATATAGTAGGAGGACTACTTGAAAAAATTTCATATCCAAAAGAACTGATCTTAAATTCAGATACGGAAATTTTAAACTCTTTTTTAAATTTGAGAAAAGAATTAAAACCAAAAGAAATACCAGATAATATTTAA
- a CDS encoding nitronate monooxygenase, translating to MSIKIGNLQVELPIIQGGMAIRASMARLAAAVATEGGIGLIAGTALSPEELKSEIKKARELIKTKGGALGVNIMFAANNFIDLVKASINAGADLIVFGAGFSRDVFELGKESGVPIVPIVSSLKLAKISERLGASAIIVEGGNAGGHLGTDLDSWDIVEEIAKKISVPVFGAGGVITPDDARRMLALGADGIQMGSRFIASDECEVSDEFKEMYINAKEGDIVEIMSSAGLPANAIISPYVEKILNEETERPTKCSGCLKKCTMTFCVNERLVKGHEGDHEEGIFFAGKDAWKIEEILSVEDIMKKFREVF from the coding sequence ATGTCTATTAAAATAGGTAATCTTCAGGTAGAACTTCCTATTATACAAGGAGGTATGGCTATCAGAGCATCAATGGCAAGACTTGCCGCTGCTGTTGCCACTGAAGGTGGAATCGGCCTTATCGCCGGAACAGCCCTTTCTCCAGAAGAGCTAAAATCAGAAATAAAAAAAGCCAGAGAACTTATAAAGACAAAAGGTGGAGCATTAGGGGTAAACATAATGTTCGCTGCAAATAACTTTATAGATCTTGTAAAGGCATCTATTAATGCTGGAGCAGATCTCATTGTTTTTGGAGCAGGCTTCTCAAGAGATGTCTTTGAGCTAGGTAAGGAGTCAGGTGTGCCTATCGTTCCTATAGTTTCTTCGCTGAAGCTAGCTAAAATCTCTGAAAGACTTGGAGCATCTGCAATCATAGTAGAGGGTGGTAATGCAGGAGGACATCTAGGGACTGATCTAGACTCTTGGGATATCGTCGAAGAGATAGCTAAAAAGATATCTGTACCTGTCTTCGGAGCAGGGGGAGTAATAACTCCTGACGATGCCAGAAGAATGTTGGCTCTCGGAGCCGATGGTATACAGATGGGATCTAGGTTCATCGCCAGTGACGAGTGTGAAGTCAGCGATGAATTCAAAGAGATGTATATCAATGCAAAAGAGGGTGACATCGTAGAAATAATGAGTTCTGCCGGGCTCCCTGCCAATGCCATAATCTCACCTTATGTAGAAAAAATACTCAACGAAGAAACAGAAAGACCTACGAAGTGTAGTGGGTGTCTTAAAAAATGTACCATGACCTTTTGTGTAAACGAAAGACTTGTCAAAGGACATGAAGGAGACCATGAAGAGGGGATATTCTTTGCTGGAAAAGATGCATGGAAAATCGAGGAAATTCTTTCTGTAGAAGATATTATGAAAAAATTCAGAGAAGTTTTCTAA
- the gltB gene encoding glutamate synthase large subunit has translation MKRGIGVPKQQGLYVPEFEKDNCGIGLIAQIKGQKTHDIVKKGIEILEKMEHRGAVGADPDTGDGAGILIQIPDKLFRSEVEELPEFGDYGVGMIFFPQENSEREKCQKLIEKIINDEGQEFLTWRDVPVDPTKVGKTAAKTTPNIKQIFIKKSADTENFELKLYIIRKAIENEIPKLALENEEFFYIPSMSSRTIVYKGLLKTDQISAFYKDLSDERTLSALAIVHQRYSTNTFPSWDLAHPFRYVAHNGEINTIKGNVNWMTARQPELNNDVLGEDISKIFPINKPVGSDSSNLDKALEFLVASGKSLLQAASILVPPAWEKDPSIKKELKDFYEYYSGLMEPWDGPAALVMSNGRQIVTKLDRNGLRPARYTITKDDTIILASESGTLATAPENIKENFRIKPGMVLMIDLEEGKIYSQEEIIEKIVEDKPYGQWLSENKKCINDLPERDSRYEINFDTLFNRLMAFGYSREDLHEVITPMAKDEKEPIGSMGNDAALAVLSGNDKKLFNYFQQLFAQVTNPPIDPIREDVVMSITTNIGRKGNILEETADKARLIKMDSPFISNEDLDKIASLNEEDFKSAVIHMVFDLESGLEKGMEKLFEKAESAIKEGNNILIISDREMGESEYPIPSLLATAGLHHHLIRTQKRNGVDIIVETGDAREVMDFALLIGYGALAVNPYLALESIDYMVENELYLTPQKADKKKAKYLKAVGKGLVKIMSKMGISTVQSYRGAQIFEAVGLKKEFIDKYFTGTTSRIEGIGIEGVERSVKQTVDKARDEYKPSPQVLPNTGDYKWRKGGERRLFSPEAVAALQHSTRTNDYEEYKKFAKLINEQGEKLATIRGLFKFKGSNSIPLEEVEPVENIMKRFVTGAMSFGSISREAHEAMAIAMNTIGGKSNSGEGGEDPKRFADNRKSAIKQVASGRFGVTTNYLVNADELQIKMAQGAKPGEGGHLPGHKVTEEIAATRYTSPGIDLISPPPHHDIYSIEDLAQLIFDLKNVNPTSRVSVKLVSEVGVGTVAAGVAKAHSDMILISGYDGGTGASPISSIKHAGLPWELGLSEAHQVLILNDLRGRVRIQADGQMKTGRDIAIAALLGAEEFGFATAPLVVLGCIMMRACHTNMCPVGVATQSPELRKKFMGRSEYLINFFKFIAQDLREIMAELGFRTIDEMIGRTDLIEMNEAISHWKASGIDISKILYKPEVDESIATKCVQAQDHGIDKILDRKLIELAKPALEKGEKVEFDLDIFNLNRSTGTMLSGEMAKRYGAEGLPEDTIKFNLKGYSGQSFGAFGMSGLTLNLVGQSNDYIGKGLFGGKIIVKTPEVEGFKAEDNIIGGNTILYGAIKGQVYINGMVGERFCVRNSGAEAVVEGVGDHGCEYMTGGRVAVLGATGKNFAAGMSGGIAYVYDQMGDFDEKVNKLMVLTEKIEDETEAEKLKLMIEKHVEYTNSSRGKEILDSWEENLGKFVRVIAPKYKELLAQGKVK, from the coding sequence ATGAAAAGAGGAATAGGGGTTCCAAAACAACAGGGGTTATATGTTCCCGAGTTCGAAAAGGATAACTGCGGAATAGGACTTATAGCACAGATTAAAGGTCAAAAAACTCATGATATTGTAAAAAAGGGAATCGAGATTCTAGAGAAAATGGAACACAGAGGGGCTGTAGGGGCAGATCCTGATACTGGAGACGGAGCCGGGATTCTAATCCAGATTCCTGATAAACTTTTTAGATCTGAAGTAGAGGAACTTCCAGAATTTGGTGATTATGGAGTTGGTATGATTTTCTTTCCTCAGGAAAATTCTGAAAGAGAAAAATGTCAAAAACTTATTGAAAAAATAATAAATGATGAAGGACAAGAGTTCTTAACTTGGAGAGATGTTCCTGTAGATCCGACTAAAGTTGGAAAAACTGCAGCTAAAACAACTCCTAATATAAAGCAAATTTTTATCAAAAAATCAGCAGATACTGAAAATTTTGAACTGAAATTATATATTATAAGGAAAGCTATAGAAAATGAGATTCCAAAACTTGCTCTCGAAAATGAGGAATTTTTCTATATTCCATCAATGTCAAGTAGAACAATTGTTTATAAAGGACTTTTGAAAACTGATCAAATTTCAGCATTTTATAAAGATCTAAGTGACGAGAGAACTTTAAGTGCTCTTGCAATAGTACACCAAAGATACAGTACAAACACTTTCCCGTCATGGGATTTAGCACATCCATTCAGATATGTAGCACATAACGGTGAAATCAATACTATCAAAGGTAATGTAAACTGGATGACTGCAAGACAGCCTGAACTAAATAACGATGTACTTGGAGAAGATATCAGCAAAATTTTCCCTATAAACAAACCTGTGGGAAGTGACTCTTCAAACCTTGATAAGGCTCTTGAATTTTTGGTTGCCTCTGGAAAATCACTGCTTCAGGCAGCTTCGATCTTAGTTCCTCCTGCGTGGGAAAAAGACCCAAGCATTAAAAAAGAACTTAAAGATTTTTATGAATACTATTCTGGACTTATGGAGCCTTGGGACGGTCCTGCTGCCCTTGTTATGTCAAATGGTAGGCAAATTGTAACAAAGCTAGATAGAAATGGACTAAGACCTGCTAGATATACAATAACAAAAGATGATACCATCATTCTAGCTTCAGAATCTGGAACTCTTGCTACAGCCCCAGAAAATATAAAAGAAAATTTCAGAATTAAACCTGGAATGGTTCTTATGATAGATCTTGAAGAAGGTAAAATTTATTCTCAAGAAGAGATAATTGAAAAGATAGTGGAAGATAAACCTTACGGTCAATGGCTTTCTGAAAACAAAAAATGCATAAATGATCTTCCAGAAAGAGATTCTAGATATGAGATCAACTTTGACACACTTTTTAATAGGTTGATGGCCTTTGGGTATTCTAGAGAAGACCTTCATGAAGTTATTACACCTATGGCCAAAGATGAAAAAGAGCCTATAGGATCTATGGGAAATGATGCCGCGTTAGCAGTATTGTCTGGAAACGATAAAAAACTTTTCAATTATTTCCAGCAGCTTTTCGCTCAGGTTACAAATCCACCAATTGACCCTATCAGGGAAGATGTGGTTATGTCAATCACTACAAACATTGGTAGAAAAGGAAATATCTTAGAAGAAACTGCCGATAAAGCAAGACTCATAAAAATGGACTCACCTTTTATATCAAACGAAGACTTAGATAAGATCGCCTCATTGAATGAGGAAGACTTTAAGTCTGCTGTAATCCATATGGTTTTCGACCTTGAAAGTGGATTAGAAAAGGGAATGGAGAAATTATTTGAAAAGGCTGAATCTGCAATAAAAGAGGGGAATAACATCCTCATAATAAGTGACAGAGAGATGGGAGAAAGTGAATATCCTATCCCTAGTCTTTTGGCAACTGCAGGACTCCACCACCACCTTATCAGAACCCAGAAAAGAAATGGTGTAGATATCATAGTTGAAACTGGAGATGCTAGAGAGGTTATGGACTTCGCTCTTCTAATAGGTTATGGTGCCCTTGCGGTAAATCCTTATCTTGCACTAGAGTCTATAGACTACATGGTAGAAAATGAATTATACCTTACTCCTCAAAAGGCTGATAAGAAAAAGGCAAAATATCTAAAGGCTGTAGGAAAAGGTCTTGTAAAAATAATGTCGAAAATGGGTATATCTACTGTTCAAAGTTACAGAGGAGCACAGATATTTGAAGCTGTAGGGCTTAAAAAGGAGTTTATAGACAAGTATTTCACTGGAACTACCTCTAGAATCGAGGGAATCGGTATAGAGGGAGTAGAAAGAAGTGTTAAACAAACTGTGGATAAAGCCAGAGATGAGTATAAACCTAGTCCTCAGGTGCTACCTAACACAGGTGATTATAAATGGAGAAAAGGTGGAGAAAGACGTTTATTTAGTCCTGAGGCAGTGGCAGCACTTCAGCACTCTACCCGTACAAACGACTATGAAGAGTACAAAAAATTTGCAAAACTTATAAATGAACAGGGTGAAAAGCTAGCAACAATTAGAGGGCTTTTCAAATTTAAGGGATCAAACAGCATTCCTTTAGAAGAAGTAGAACCTGTAGAAAACATAATGAAAAGATTTGTTACTGGAGCAATGTCCTTTGGTTCAATATCTAGGGAAGCCCATGAAGCAATGGCAATAGCCATGAACACTATCGGAGGTAAATCCAACTCTGGTGAGGGTGGAGAAGACCCTAAAAGATTTGCAGACAATAGAAAAAGTGCAATAAAACAGGTGGCTTCTGGAAGATTTGGAGTTACTACAAACTATCTTGTAAATGCAGATGAACTTCAGATAAAAATGGCTCAAGGAGCAAAGCCTGGTGAAGGTGGACATCTTCCTGGTCACAAGGTTACAGAAGAGATTGCTGCTACTAGATATACGTCTCCAGGGATAGACCTCATATCTCCTCCACCACACCATGATATTTACTCTATCGAAGATCTGGCACAGCTGATATTTGACCTGAAAAACGTAAACCCAACATCTAGAGTAAGTGTAAAGCTCGTTTCTGAAGTTGGAGTAGGAACGGTAGCCGCAGGAGTAGCAAAGGCTCACTCTGATATGATTCTTATTTCTGGTTATGACGGTGGAACTGGAGCTTCCCCTATATCCTCTATAAAACACGCTGGTCTTCCTTGGGAACTTGGTTTGTCTGAGGCACATCAAGTCCTTATCCTAAACGACCTCAGAGGTAGAGTAAGAATTCAGGCTGATGGTCAGATGAAGACTGGTAGAGATATTGCCATTGCGGCACTTCTTGGAGCAGAGGAATTTGGTTTTGCAACTGCACCACTTGTTGTATTAGGATGTATAATGATGAGAGCTTGTCATACAAACATGTGTCCTGTAGGAGTAGCTACACAGAGTCCTGAGCTTCGTAAAAAATTCATGGGAAGATCTGAGTACCTCATAAACTTCTTCAAGTTTATTGCACAAGATTTAAGAGAGATCATGGCTGAACTTGGATTTAGAACTATCGATGAGATGATAGGAAGAACTGATCTTATAGAAATGAACGAGGCTATATCACACTGGAAAGCTAGCGGAATCGATATCAGCAAAATACTTTATAAACCTGAAGTGGATGAAAGTATCGCTACTAAGTGTGTACAGGCACAAGATCACGGAATCGATAAGATTTTAGACAGAAAACTTATAGAACTAGCTAAACCTGCTCTGGAAAAAGGTGAAAAAGTAGAATTTGACTTGGATATATTTAACTTAAACAGATCTACAGGAACTATGCTGAGCGGTGAGATGGCAAAACGTTACGGAGCCGAAGGACTTCCTGAAGACACTATTAAATTTAACTTAAAAGGATATTCCGGTCAAAGTTTCGGTGCCTTTGGAATGTCAGGACTCACTCTAAACCTTGTGGGGCAGTCTAACGACTATATTGGTAAGGGACTCTTTGGAGGAAAGATCATCGTAAAAACTCCCGAGGTTGAAGGATTTAAAGCTGAAGACAATATTATCGGTGGTAATACTATCCTTTACGGTGCCATCAAGGGACAGGTATATATCAACGGAATGGTTGGAGAACGATTCTGTGTAAGAAACTCAGGTGCCGAAGCTGTCGTAGAAGGTGTAGGTGACCACGGATGTGAGTACATGACTGGAGGAAGAGTTGCTGTTCTAGGAGCTACAGGTAAAAACTTTGCTGCTGGTATGAGCGGAGGTATCGCATATGTATATGACCAAATGGGTGACTTCGATGAAAAAGTCAATAAGCTAATGGTGCTCACAGAAAAAATAGAGGATGAAACTGAAGCTGAAAAATTAAAATTAATGATAGAGAAACATGTAGAATATACAAACAGTTCAAGAGGTAAAGAGATTCTAGATTCTTGGGAAGAGAACTTAGGTAAATTTGTAAGAGTAATAGCTCCAAAATACAAGGAACTTCTTGCACAAGGGAAGGTGAAATAA